From the genome of Vicia villosa cultivar HV-30 ecotype Madison, WI linkage group LG2, Vvil1.0, whole genome shotgun sequence, one region includes:
- the LOC131646608 gene encoding uncharacterized protein LOC131646608, with amino-acid sequence MTKMMSNENHSENMESSSFTQDQGKVSAEGKNSGLGLGNVLCKTGKGWTCVITRTDGPDAGKVFVKCGENCTCTLDGGAVSPKIEISSDNGSEVFCKCGEGWSCSISRTEGPDADSGKGFAECTQQYNCACNC; translated from the exons ATGACAAAAATGATGAGCAATGAAAATCATTCTGAGAATATGGAGTCCTCAAGCTTCACTCAAGACCAAGG GAAAGTCTCAGCTGAAGGTAAAAATTCAGGCCTGGGTTTAGGCAATGTGTTGTGCAAGACAGGAAAAGGTTGGACATGTGTTATAACCAGGACTGATGGGCCTGATGCTGGCAAAGTTTTCGTTAAATGCGGTGAAAATTGCACCTGTACACT TGATGGTGGAGCTGTGTCACCTAAAATTGAGATTAGTAGTGACAATGGCAGTGAGGTATTCTGCAAGTGTGGTGAAGGATGGAGTTGTTCCATTTCCAGGACTGAAGGGCCTGATGCTGACTCAGGCAAGGGCTTTGCTGAATGCACTCAACAGTATAACTGTGCTTGTAACTGTTGA